From Aedes albopictus strain Foshan chromosome 1, AalbF5, whole genome shotgun sequence, one genomic window encodes:
- the LOC115267247 gene encoding uncharacterized protein LOC115267247 — MVQLEAYADELAIIRKNEELSVDERMSLEKDSILFKLTPVLDEHGILRVDGRIGSLQVVPVDMKWPIILPRHHRVTFLIVDDYHRKYLHANSETIVNELRQRFYIPRLRVIVKTVANRCQVCKIKKAKPCAPRMGPLPIARLSPFVRPFSYVGLDYFGPITVKIGRANAKRWIALFTCLTIRAVHVEVAFDLSTHSCIACIRRFIARRGAPIEIYSDNGRNFVGAQRVLKDQVARIYEDVAITFTNTHTKWVFILPHAPHMGGSWERLVRSIKVPMKSLPQERKLDDDALHTTAVEAEAIVNTRPLTYLPLDSAEQEALSPNHFLLGSSNGVKQPTTRMEDTPRTNRHMWNLIQHNLDHFWRRWIREYLPTLTKRTKWFGESKPLQTGDLVVVIDETKRNGWIRGKVLEINPGRDGRIRQAVVQTSDGVFRRPAAKLAILKVQSDAKAVSGTHLYGEGNVSTGSPSVTTVDVFGDGQRPSP; from the coding sequence ATGGTGCAATTGGAAGCATATGCGGACGAGTTGGCCATTATCAGGAAGAACGAAGAGTTGTCCGTCGACGAACGAATGTCACTGGAGAAAGACAGCATTCTTTTCAAACTAACTCCGGTACTGGATGAGCATGGAATACTCCGCGTGGACGGCCGCATAGGTTCATTACAAGTAGTACCAGTGGACATGAAATGGCCTATCATTCTACCCAGACACCATCGTGTAACATTCTTGATTGTAGACGACTATCACCGTAAGTATCTTCACGCTAACTCTGAGACGATCGTGAATGAGCTGCGGCAGCGTTTTTACATTCCACGGCTGCGTGTGATTGTGAAAACTGTTGCAAATCGTTGCCAGGTTTGCAAAATTAAGAAAGCTAAACCTTGCGCACCTAGAATGGGACCGTTACCAATAGCGAGACTTTCTCCTTTCGTCCGCCCATTCAGTTACGTTGGGTTGGATTATTTTGGTCCAATTACTGTTAAGATAGGTAGGGCCAACGCAAAAAGGTGGATTGCACTTTTCACGTGCCTTACGATTCGGGCTGTGCACGTGGAAGTTGCCTTCGATCTTTCCACCCATAGCTGCATAGCGTGCATTAGGAGATTCATCGCTCGGAGGGGAGCTCCAATCGAGATTTACTCCGACAACGGGCGGAATTTTGTAGGAGCTCAACGTGTTTTGAAGGACCAGGTTGCTCGCATCTATGAGGACGTCGCTATCACATTCACCAACACTCATACCAAATGGGTGTTCATTCTACCTCATGCTCCCCACATGGGGGGTTCATGGGAACGCTTAGTTCGATCAATCAAAGTTCCCATGAAAAGCCTTCCGCAAGAACGTAAACTGGACGACGACGCGTTACATACTACGGCGGTGGAAGCGGAGGCCATCGTCAACACACGGCCGTTAACCTATCTGCCTCTAGATTCAGCAGAGCAGGAAGCCCTTAGCCCCAACCATTTCTTGCTGGGGTCTTCTAACGGGGTAAAACAACCAACGACCAGGATGGAAGATACTCCAAGAACAAACCGTCACATGTGGAATTTGATTCAGCACAACCTTGACCATTTTTGGCGCCGCTGGATCAGGGAATATTTACCCACGTTGACGAAAAGAACCAAATGGTTTGGCGAATCAAAGCCACTCCAAACCGGAGATTTGGTCGTGGTGATCGACGAGACGAAACGGAATGGATGGATACGAGGGAAAGTGCTGGAGATCAACCCAGGACGCGACGGAAGGATAAGGCAGGCAGTAGTTCAAACCTCAGACGGAGTGTTTCGGAGGCCTGCGgccaagttggccattttgaaaGTGCAGTCGGATGCTAAAGCTGTGTCTGGTACCCACCTTTACGGGGAGGGGAATGTTAGCACTGGCAGCCCTTCCGTGACCACTGTTGACGTCTTCGGTGACGGACAGCGACCTTCACCATGA